Part of the Kitasatospora sp. NBC_01266 genome, CCGGTCCTGGAGGCCGGGGCCGACCTGATCCTGCTGGACAACTTCACCGTCGCCGAGCTCAAGGAGGCGGTCCAGCTGGTCGCCGGCCGGGCCAAGCTGGAGGCTTCCGGCGGTCTGACCCTGGCCACCGCCCGCGCGGTCGCCGAGACTGGGGTCGACTACCTGGCGGTCGGCGCGCTGACCCACTCCGCACCGGTCCTGGACATCGGCCTGGACCTCCGTTCCTGACCCTGCTCCCCCCAAGAAAGCGGCCCATGCTCCTCGCCATCGACGTCGGCAACACCCAGACCACGCTCGGCCTGTTCGACGGCGAGGAGGTGGTGGACCACTGGCGGATCTCCACCGACCCGCGCCGCACCGCCGACGAACTGGCGGTGCTGATGCAGGGACTGATGGGGCATCGGGCCGGCGGGCCGGGCGCCGACCCGGTGGACGGGCTGGCGATCTGCTCCTCGGTACCGGCCGTGCTGCACGAGCTGCGCGAGGTGACCCGCCGTTACTACGGCGACGTGCCCGCGGTGTTGGTGGCGCCGGGGGTGAAGACCGGGGTGCACGTCCTGATGGACAACCCCAAGGAGGTCGGCGCGGACCGGATCGTCAACGCGCTGGCCGCCAACCACCTGTACGGGGGACCGTGCATCGTGGTCGACTTCGGCACCGCCACCACCTTCGACGCGATCAACGAGCGCGGCGACTACGTGGGCGGCGCGATCGCCCCCGGCATCGAGATCTCGGTCGAGGCGCTGGGGGTGCGCGGCGCCCAGCTGCGCAAGATCGAGCTGGCCAGGCCGCGCAACGTGATCGGCAAGAACACCGTGGAGGGCATGCAGTCCGGCGTGCTCTACGGCTTCGCCGGCCAGGTGGACGGGCTGGTCACCCGGATGGCCAAGGAGCTCTCCCCCAAGGACCCGGAGGACGTCCAGGTGATCGCCACCGGCGGCCTGGCACCCCTGGTGCTCGGCGAGGCGAGCACCATCGACGTGCACGAGCCCTGGCTGACGCTGATCGGGCTGCGGCTGGTCTACGAGCGCAACACGGCCGCCTGAGGCGAGTTGTACTGGGCCGTCCGAGCGAGGCGACGCGAGGCTTCCGACAAATCGGATATTCCTCACGTAGTGTCAACTCATGCCCACGCCCCACGGATCCCGCGGCGGCATGGCCTTCAGCGCCGACGAAGTGCGCGTGCTGCGCCGTGCTCTCGCCCAAGCTCTCCACCCCACCGTTCCCGCGCAGCTGCCGCTCGGCGCCGCGCTCTGGGCGGAGGACGTCCAAGAGGCGCTCCGCCTGACCGAGGCGATCGACGAGGCCGCCCGCGAGGGCGGCCGGCTGCGCCTCTTCCTGCTCGCCGAACTGGTCCGCTACCGCGGCGCGTTGCCCGGCAGTGCCACCGGCTACCTGGAACGCCTGGAAGAGGCCGTCGCCACCGGCTACCTGCCCGAGCCGGACGACCTCTCGGCCCTGCGCGCCCTGACCCGCCAGCCCTGCGGCCCCGGCGAACACACCCGCCGCTCCCGGCTGGCCGTCCGCTGCCACGCCCTGGCCGAGGCCGCCGTCCGCGAACGCCTCGCACACGCGCCCGGCCTGCCGCGCCCCGCCATCGGGTCGGGCCAGGCCCCCACGCGCCACCTGGCGGCCGTGCCCAGCCCCCTCACCGACCGAGCCGGAGGACCGATCCTGATGAGCAGCCAGCCCCAGCAGCCCGCCGCCTCACCCCAGCGCCCCAGCCGGATCCCGACTCCCGCCGAGCTGTTCGCCCGCCGGCCCGCCCCGCTGGTCGTACCGGTACCGGTCCCCGCGCGGGAGGACGAGGACGAGGAGCTCGCGACCGGGACGGGCTGAACCCGCGTCAGCACTGCGCGCCATCGCCCCTGGGGGCGGTGGCGCGCAGCGCTTTGTCGATAATGTGGGCGTCTTGTGGCTGATGGATGGTCACAGTTGTACAAAGTCTTAAACGTTTACGCACCACTGTCCGCATCTGACCGATTCGTACCTCCACCATCCCCCTTAAGGTCCGCTGGGAACAGTCAGCAACCAGGGGGATCTTGTGCTCTCAGCCCGCACCCGCCGCGCCACCGCGGCCGGCACCACCGCACTCACCGCACTCCTCACCGCCGGCCTGACGGCCCTGCCGGCGCACGCCGCCACCGGCACGCTGACCGCGCAGGCGATGTCCTCCTTGGCGCTGCCGACCGACGGCCAGTCGACCGACCTTGAGGTGTTCGTCGGCGAGCAGGGCACCAGTTCGGGAACGACGATCACCGTCACCGCCGACCTCGACGCGTTGGCCGGTGTCGCCGAGTTCGGCGATCCGCAGTCCGGCTGCACCACGCAGGGGCACCTGATGACCTGCACCCAGGGCGTCGGGCCGACTACCGTCAGCTTGCGAACCATGCCGTTCAAGGCCGCCCCGGGGGCCAAGCTCGGTGCCTCGGGCGTGCTGCACGGGACGGTCACCGCCGCGGACGGAGCCACCAAGACCTTCGACAGCACCCTGATGGTCGGCGGCAGCAAGCTGCAACTGGCCCACACCTCGGACCAGAACGACGTCAAGCCCGGCTCGACGGTGACCAAGGGCTTCACGATCACCAACAGCGGCCAACTGGCCACCCAGCAGACGGTTCTGGTCGTCAACCCGAGCGTAGGGCTGCAGTTCCAGCAGCACTTCGCCAACTGCGAGTACGGCACCGTCGACACGTCGAACAGCATGGAGGGCATCGTCCCGACGATGGCGATCTGCACGATCGACTCCGGCATCGCGCCCGGCGAGACCGCGCACGTCGACCCGATGACGTTCGGGGTCAGCTCCTCGGCGCTCTACGAGTTCGCGGGCGTCCAGGTCTTCCCGGGGCGGCAGAACCTCGACCTCGCGCAGGCGACCCAGCACTACACCTTCGTGCAGGGCAGCGGCCCGCGGCTGACGCTGGGCAAGCCGGAATCCGGCGCACCCAGCGGCGCACCCGTGGCCGATCTGTCCCGCAACGCCTTCGACCAGTTCTACGTCAAGGCCCAGAACACCGCGGACTTCGTCGCGCTGGGCGGCTGGAAGCCGCAGGCCGGCGGCAAGGAGGGCACCCTGGAGGTCGGGCTGCGCAACGACGGCCCCGCCTCGGTCTGGATGCAGAGCGGCGACTCCGCCGCCGACGTCCAGGTCGCCCTGCCGGTCGGCGTCACCGTGGCCAAGGCACCCGCTGCCTGCCTGGTGCAGAACGTGGCCGACTCCGGCGGTGTCACCGTCTACAGCTGCGGCACCGGCCCGCAGCAGGTGACCGGCGCGAAGCTGGTCTTCGACTTCACCCTGCGGGTGGACGACCCGACGGCCGTGCGGACCGCCAAGGTGACCTTCCGTGACGACAACACCCCGGCGAGCCTGACCTCCTCGGCCACCCTCAAGTTCGACCCGAACCCGGCCAACAATGCGGCCGACGTCGCCCTCGGCCTCCAGCCGGCCTCCCCGTCCCCCAGGGCGAGCACCGCTCCCGCCGCTGCCGCGTCACCTGCCACCGCCACCACCCCCACGCCCGCGACGCCCGCGCCCGCCAAGGCCGCCGGTGCCACCCAGGACCTCGCCTTCACCGGCGGCGGCTCCGACTCCGGCACCATCGCCGCCGCCGGTGCCGGCGTGATCGTCCTCGGCGCGGGTGCGCTCCTCTACGCGAACCGTCGCCGCAAGGCCGCCGCGCACCACTGAGTGACCTGCGTCGCCTCGCCCCGCCACCCCCGTCAGCCGGTGGCGGGGCGAGCTGTTTGTCTCGCTACCCTGATGAGGTGAGCGATCAGAACAGCCTTCCCGCGACCGACGACCTTCCCGAGCAGATGCGCGTCAGGCGCGAGAAGCTCGACCGGCTCCGCGCCGCGGGGATCGACCCCTACCCGGTGGGTTTCCCCCGCACCACCACCATCGCTGACCTGCGCGCCAAGCACCCGGACCTGCCGGTCGACACCGCGACCGGCGAGCGGGCGGGCGTCACCGGCCGGGTCATCCTGGCCCGCACCGGCGGCAAGCTCTGCTTCGCGACGCTGCGTGACGGCTCGGGCGACCTGCAGGTGATGCTGTCGCTGGACAAGCTCGGCGAGGAGCGGCTGGCGGCCTGGAAGAGCGACATCGACCTGGGCGACCAGGTGGGCGTCGAGGGCGAGGTGATCACCTCCAAGCGCGGTGAGCTGAGCGTCATGGTGGACAGCTGGGCGCTGACCGCCAAGTGCCTGCGCCCGCTGCCCGACAAGCACAAGGGCCTGACCGACCCGGAGGCCCGGGTCCGGCAGCGGTACGTGGACCTGATCGTCAACCCCGAGGCGCGCGAGATCCTGCAGCTGCGCACCAAGGTGGTCCGCTCGATCCGCCGCACCTACGAGGAGCGCGGCTACCTCGAGGTCGAGACCCCGATGCTGCAGCCGATCCACGGCGGCGCCAACGCCCGCCCGTTCGTCACCCACAGCAACGCCTACGACGTCGACCTCTACCTGCGGATCGCCACCGAGCTGTACCTGAAGCGGCTGGTGGTCGGCGGCGCCGAGAAGGTCTTCGAGATCAACCGGAACTTCCGCAACGAGGGCGCCGACGCGACCCACAACCCGGAGTTCACCGCGCTGGAGTCCTACGAGGCGTACGGCGACTACGACACCCAGGCCGAGCTGATCCGGGCGATCGTGATCAACGCGGCCCAGGACGCGCTGGGCACCACCGTGGTGCGCGGCACCGACCCGCACGGCGTCGAGCACGAGATCGACCTGGCCGAGCCCTGGGAGCAGGTCAGCGTCTACCCGGGGATCTCCGCCCAGCTGGGCACCGAGGTGACCCCGCAGACCTCGGTCGAGGAGCTGCGCCGGCTCGCCGACGCGGCCGGTGTGCCCTACGAGAAGGAGTGGGGCCACGGGCAGATCGTCCTGGAGATGATCGAGCGGCTGCTGGAGGAGAACGCGATCCGGCCGACCTTCATCCGGGACTACCCGACCGAGGTCTCCCCGCTCACCCGCCAGCACCGCTCCATCCCGGGCGTGGCCGAGAAATGGGACCTGGTTATCCTCGGCACCGAGCTGGGCACCGCCTACTCCGAGCTGATCGACCCCGTCGAGCAGCGCGCCCGGCTCACCGCCCAGTCGCTGCTGGCGGCCGGCGGCGACGTCGAGGCGATGCAGCTGGACGAGGACTTCCTGCGCGCCCTGGAGTACGCGATGCCGCCCACCGGTGGCCTCGGCCTGGGCGTCGACCGCCTGATCATGCTGCTGACCGGCAAGAACATCCGCGAGACGGTGCTCTTCCCGCTGGTGAAGCCGGAGTCCAAGCAGCAGAGCACCGCCGGGAGCACCGAAACCGCTGAGCAGACCGAGGGAGAGTGACCTGATGGAGTACGTCAGTGCGATCGTGCCGCCGCTGGTGATGGCGATCGGCTTCGGGTTCCTGGTGCGGGCCATCATCCGCAGCCAGGGTGGTAACCAGAAGGGCAAGGAGGACCTCGCCGCCGAGGCACTGGTGCGGGCCTCCGCCGCCCAGCAGTCGGCGGAGTAACTCCCCCGTCGGAAGCCGCTTCCCCACGCGGGGGGAGCGGCTTTCGCGATTAACCGGACAAAAGTCCTTAAAGTGGTCGTATGGTGCGGCAGCTCGGCGAACTGGAGAACGCCGTCATGACCCGGGTGTGGCGATGGAACCGCCCGGTGACGGTTCGCGAGGTGCTGCTCGATCTGCGCACGGAACGCGAAATCGCGTACACCACGGTGATGACCGTGCTGGACAAGCTGTACCGAAAGGGCTGGCTGCGCCGCGAGCGCGCGGGCCGGGCCTATCTATATGCGCCGGTGGCGACGCGTGAGGCGTACACGGCATCGCTGATGAACGAGGCCTGGAGCACCAGTGACAATCCGGCCGCCGCACTGGTGCACTTCTTCGGCATGATGTCGGCCGAGCAACGGGCCGCGCTGCGCGACGCGCTTCGGGTGGCCGGCCCCGATCTGCCGTCCGGAACCGAGGAGACCCCTCCCCCCGGGACGCGATAACGTCCCGCCCATGGAGGTCACCATCCGCCGGGCGCGGACCACTGATGTGCGGGCCGTGCGCCGCCTCATCGACAGCTACTCGCGCGACGGCATTCTGCTCGACAAGCCCACCGTCGCGCTGTTCGAATCCGTCCAGGAGTTCTGGGTGGCGGAACGGGACGAGGACGGCACGGTGGTCGCCTGCGGCGCGCTGCACGTGATGTGGGAGGACCTCGCCGAGGTCCGCACCCTGGCCGTCGATCCGATCTGCCGAGGTCACGGCATCGGACACCGGCTGCTGGGGCGGCTGCTGGAGACCGCCCGCTGGCTCGGCGTCCGTCGGATTTTCTGCTTGACGTTCGAGGTGGCCTTCTTCGCGAAACACGGCTTCGTCGAGATCGGGGAAACCGATGATGGTACGACAGACCCGGCCGTCATCGCTACGGAAGTGTATGAAGAACTCCTTCGCTCCTACGACGAAGGAGTGGCGGAGTTCCTCGATCTGGAGCGCGTGAAGCCCAACACCCTGGGCAACTCCCGCATGCTGCTGCACCTGTGAACCGCCGGTCGGCGGGTTGCCGGACTGATGGCCTCGGTGTTGACCCGCGACTTGCCGCAGAGCGCTAGGCACGCCCCGGCGAACAGACCGGGGTTTGTGTTTTCCGAGAAAAGGCGGTTTCCTTTCCCTAAGGCATTGGGTCGTTAAGAGGAAAGGGAGTCCCGTGGCACAGAGGGTGCAGGTCATTCTTGAAGACGATCTCGACGGCGGTTCGGCGGACGAGACGGTGACGTTCGCCCTCGACGGCGTTGCCTACGAGATCGACCTGAAGTCCGACAACGCGGAGAAGCTGCGCGGCCTGCTGGCTCCGTACGTCGAAAAGGGCCGCAAGCAGAGCGGCCGGCTCAC contains:
- a CDS encoding type III pantothenate kinase, yielding MLLAIDVGNTQTTLGLFDGEEVVDHWRISTDPRRTADELAVLMQGLMGHRAGGPGADPVDGLAICSSVPAVLHELREVTRRYYGDVPAVLVAPGVKTGVHVLMDNPKEVGADRIVNALAANHLYGGPCIVVDFGTATTFDAINERGDYVGGAIAPGIEISVEALGVRGAQLRKIELARPRNVIGKNTVEGMQSGVLYGFAGQVDGLVTRMAKELSPKDPEDVQVIATGGLAPLVLGEASTIDVHEPWLTLIGLRLVYERNTAA
- the lysX gene encoding bifunctional lysylphosphatidylglycerol synthetase/lysine--tRNA ligase LysX, with the translated sequence MSDQNSLPATDDLPEQMRVRREKLDRLRAAGIDPYPVGFPRTTTIADLRAKHPDLPVDTATGERAGVTGRVILARTGGKLCFATLRDGSGDLQVMLSLDKLGEERLAAWKSDIDLGDQVGVEGEVITSKRGELSVMVDSWALTAKCLRPLPDKHKGLTDPEARVRQRYVDLIVNPEAREILQLRTKVVRSIRRTYEERGYLEVETPMLQPIHGGANARPFVTHSNAYDVDLYLRIATELYLKRLVVGGAEKVFEINRNFRNEGADATHNPEFTALESYEAYGDYDTQAELIRAIVINAAQDALGTTVVRGTDPHGVEHEIDLAEPWEQVSVYPGISAQLGTEVTPQTSVEELRRLADAAGVPYEKEWGHGQIVLEMIERLLEENAIRPTFIRDYPTEVSPLTRQHRSIPGVAEKWDLVILGTELGTAYSELIDPVEQRARLTAQSLLAAGGDVEAMQLDEDFLRALEYAMPPTGGLGLGVDRLIMLLTGKNIRETVLFPLVKPESKQQSTAGSTETAEQTEGE
- a CDS encoding BlaI/MecI/CopY family transcriptional regulator — its product is MVRQLGELENAVMTRVWRWNRPVTVREVLLDLRTEREIAYTTVMTVLDKLYRKGWLRRERAGRAYLYAPVATREAYTASLMNEAWSTSDNPAAALVHFFGMMSAEQRAALRDALRVAGPDLPSGTEETPPPGTR
- a CDS encoding amino-acid N-acetyltransferase; its protein translation is MEVTIRRARTTDVRAVRRLIDSYSRDGILLDKPTVALFESVQEFWVAERDEDGTVVACGALHVMWEDLAEVRTLAVDPICRGHGIGHRLLGRLLETARWLGVRRIFCLTFEVAFFAKHGFVEIGETDDGTTDPAVIATEVYEELLRSYDEGVAEFLDLERVKPNTLGNSRMLLHL
- a CDS encoding histone-like nucleoid-structuring protein Lsr2; this encodes MAQRVQVILEDDLDGGSADETVTFALDGVAYEIDLKSDNAEKLRGLLAPYVEKGRKQSGRLTSARRTGGRGTARPAASSADTAKIRTWAKDNGFPVNDRGRVPSNVREAYEAANAS